Below is a genomic region from Eupeodes corollae chromosome 1, idEupCoro1.1, whole genome shotgun sequence.
CGGGGTCTAAGAGTGTGTAATTGAAATTCCAtagtatttacatattttatgaGCAAACATAGAGTTTAACGAAATTCTTACCTAATATGCCTCATCGATATAACACAGTCTCCTTTAATATATTGTTCCAACTCACTAGATGCCGCTGgaattaataatatttcataaattatgGTTAGTCCCAAATGACCTTCTGCAAACTGTTTAACAATTCGAAGGTACATAATATGGCTTAACttattaacacttttttttcttaaatattcaaataatattttttttgaaatcacaaaATTATGTTGGTTTGTTTGAgaggaaaaaacaaaagtgtttGAAGCATGGGTACACATACCCAAAATGATTGAATGTAAGTTTTGTATATTTACCTGGGTCCAGTGATAGGGCCGATATGCTACTGCACACTCcaatgaaaacaaataacaCAAACAGCTTCATGATGTTTTAATTGTTGATGATATAAATTAAACCCGCAAAAATTAGATATTAGGTAGTTTTAAGTGTCAGATAACCTAAAAGAATTttaatcattatttaaaatatatactatATAGGTGGTGTTACGTTCATAAATCATAAACATACATCATACGTACGAGtagataaaaaatatacaaataatttcatacatatttgaagtcaataataGTTAACCGATAGTCAAttgtaaagaagaagaaatgagGGAAATGTTTACCTACGGCAAATAATAAACTAACTAATATAATACCTGAACCTAACCcaggaaagcacttttcaaaacaaacacaaatggATCGTACACCTAAGAAAGTATAAGGCTGATGATCTAGGTCTTAACTTGTTTaacttttggaattttttgttaCTATATCTACacaaattcataataaataatggAATTCCGAATTAGATTCGATTCGTTCACTCTATATAGGCAACAGCTTTGTATACCATttgttcattgaaaacaaaataatctgacaaaaaataaaagaaaaacaattgagAAATGCATATCTAAATACGTAAACATGTgtgttttggagggtgatactttattttaatgtaTACCTATACGAAAGATCTCTTTTGGAAGTGGGCAACGAAATTTAATCTGATTAAATCAAACTAGATGATATGTCAATTCACTTCACTTCCTCATGATACGTAATAATGTGGATACCTTCAAACATGCCTACATATATTCATAGAGGTATAATAGCAACTATAATCTGGATTATGATGATTATCATAAATTTTAAGCTGGAGCACTTTTAAAATCGCTTAAGGAACTTTGAAGGTATACCTACTTAGGTATAATCTAGGTTCTCGTTTTTCATACAATCATATCCTTATGTGTATATGTAGATAGTTCAAATCGATCATATATAATTTACCTTTTCTTTAACGTGTCAGAGtttgataaagaaaaagaatacaaatcttGATCGTTAACAGGTAATATAGACAAAGATTCTTaaccatttttacaaaaaaggggATAAATCTCCAAGTCAAGGTCCCCTTGTCATACACGGTAGTAGTATAGTCCATATTTAGCaaagttttctttctttggaaCTATAACCACATCATATACGACCGACAACAACGAGATTGTTGGCTTTATTGTGTACACCACTGTTTTACGCCTTCAAAGTTACCCATACTTTAGACGCTGAAAGCCATTAGAATTAccgtatttaaaaaagtatatctgttaacaatatatacaaatattgataTGTACAAGtgtttaaatgtattaaattgttattaaaaaacaatacacaaATATAAAGAATGatgatcaaattaaaaatagatcAAGGTCATATAGGTTGTAAGTTAAAGATGTTCTAAGGTTGAATTTAGTGTAGGCACAGacttatagttaaaaaaaaaacattcacttTTGGTTTTGATTATCACTAAATTATTGATTAATGAACTGATAAATTCATcgatatttactttaaaatacaaaacacaaatcaTTTCGGTCTTTCCAGGACGAATGAAACCactatcatttttgtttttcacaaatataccacaaataaaaacaatttaaatttcatatgtttctttttattataaagctgcttagaaaaaataacttaattacTAAAATTTCTATTAAGATTAAGTATatctaacaaaataattgaagaacacttacaattttgtattttatccaCTTTACACACACTTTAATCCTTTTtgctatgattttttttttttttttcaaataaaaaaattcaatttagcTATCGGAGCCATGTGCAAAGATCAAATCTTTCTACGAACTCagttaatataaaaaactaattcagATGCAATCACATATAGATACACGATGGATAGCTACCAAAACATCATCTAGTGCGCTACTAGCATACAGATTTTAATATCTATTTGTCCCGAAGGTTAACTAACATAGAAGGTATAGAAGATGCATAGAGCGAACGAACGTCGTAgctcgtcgcgtcgtcgtcttcgtagtCTTCGCGTTACACTATAACCAACCACACTCTACGAATTTAACGTTACGGAAAAGAGCCACGATCTCAAACGGAGGGAATACCACAAAACACTAAACGTAAACCAAGTAAATCTTAACTCAATATGCTTGAGGAATTGATGCTGTTGCGCTAACCAACAACGTTCAGGCAACGCAGTCCAACACGGAATAATCCAATATCCAACAACTTCGTTATTTGTTGTGGCACTGTAGCACAGGAAAAAAGTGATGTGATTCTTTCTTTCAGAAAAGACTTGagagatcaaaaacaaaaaacaaaaataataaaaaagaacggacaaatatatatgtatcaACATTTTAACGCCTACGTACGATTAGCAGATGCCGATATATATCTGGTTTGTAAATTCGTGTATCCAAAAGCGCCAGGTAAgttgtgtgttattttttatatttaatataaatttcacTGCAtatattgataataataaaaaccttatttttaatatgaatttattatgttcatttattattatttattttttttatttttgctttataGCTTTTACTGTAGACTTTAAGCCAAgttttgcatttgtaaaaaattaactcgagatattaattaaatatgcTATTACATTGATGAATAAACTTACAATTCTGTGGGTAGTCGGATAAGTTGGTTTAAGTTAGTTAGATAAGTTGGTTTTAGTCACTTTGAGACTATTGTATTGTTGACTATTCGCTATGTGCTTTCAATTGAATAAAATGGCGCCCTATTCAGGATTAATAATGTCAATTAAAGTGTCTTTAGTAAGACGATCTTAAGAAAAAGACAGTTTACTTATGTAGAGATTAAACGCTcgacaaaaattaagttaactGTTTTTTATACGTAACGTATGAAACTTAATGCTTGGAACAATAATTTCTTTGACAACAATTTTGtcatcttttcgaaaattggaCTTTAAGATTGCCAATGGGGTAAGTATggcaataaatacaattatttgtgttattgtcaatttatatttctaaatctaacaaaaaatacCCTTTTCATACATCGTGTTGAGGAGAAGAAAGCTCTGGACAAGTATCTGTGAGcccctttttaaatttaaactttatttggaCTTTTAgataaactctaaaaaaaaaatgtatcactgTATTCTAAAAATTATCTCATTCATTTGTTtacttcaattatttaaatgttaacgTGAACAATGCTTATGAATAAATACTTCACAAATACTTAACATCTTATCACTGTTATAaaacatagttttaaatttgaaattcttaaaaatttcatttggtGAACTTACAAGAGAATAAAAtgcattgaatattttaattaattgattaagagTTCTTCGAGCAACATAGTTCAATCTGCTAAAAATTTAGTTCTGTAGTCTTTGAAGTCGTATGCTCTATCGAATAAAACTAAAGAAATGAATAAGAACCGATAACGATGATATTGTTCCATTTATTATTGCTgcagcaaaacaaaattgtaaatgttttgTATGGTTTGTCAACTAAGGAAGATTATTAACAGTAAGCCTTTGTGAATAAGCGGGCAGAAAATTGTCAGTAAACCAAGGGGACAAAAAAGCGCTTTAAATCTCTTAATGAAGCCAAGGactctatttgttttttttttacaacaaagttaatatgataaataaatgtaagttttaagttttaaactgAACCCAAGTCAGTAAAAACACTTACTCTACTTATGGAACAAGCGTCAAACATGTAATCAAAAACAATTGGAACTTTCTGGCATGTAAGACTCATGGTTTCACATtagtcaacatttaaaacatgaCAATTTAtcaccattccctgaataattttaagactttttgtaaaagtaagtaATCAGATGTAGTTGCTATTCTTTTGAAAaggttaatgtcatcagcataaataaggGCAGATGAATTTTTCAAGATCGAAACCaagtaaataagaaaataagataGCATCTAGATGACAGCTCTTGGGAACACTAGAGTTAAAAAAAACCGACTCGAATATTCATTAGGTAATATTACACTATATTGTCTATTTTCTAAGTATGATGAAatgcaattaaaacaaaaattctcgtCACAACCTTGActaaacacttaaaaaattaatgttttatgacaaaacttgtcaaaagctttattaaaatcaataaatcccAAACTACTTGTGTACATTTGTTATCAAAGCTTTTTCAGATCATTGGAAAACGCGAACTTTTTATAAACCCCATAAAAGGTGCGACAAATAAGAGAACATTTTTTCAGAATAAAAGATGGCACACCATCAGAACCAGACTTAATTACTCATCTTATTTCAATATGTTTTAAACAACTGTAtgttcactttttaaaaaattaatattacttaaatgtgtttttttttgtatttgtattctttgtattatttaattaattatttatttacttatctattcatttatttattaatttatttaattattatttattgattttcattCACGTTATTTTGTATactattatgtacatacatcgATTATTTGCTGTGTATTCTTTTATTGTTtctactttattattatttattttttgttatttatttaactagtattacgtttttattgttattatataaTATAGTATGTATACTTTCAAGCTATAATCTCTTTAAATGTCATGTATACTAGCCTATACAAGTATGTATATTAacgtatacatatgtacatattattttattaattgaaatttgtttgggtGTTTTCCTTCTATTAAAAATTGTGCtttattatttgttcttttgttaaataatttttcagtagtaagaaaatatatttcatatctCTGAATGTAAAACGTGTGGTCATATAGGCTTTTGAAATTAtcacgaaataaaaaacaaaaagttaaaaacttcaTTCAAAAGGTtactaaaattgtaatttagttAACACAAACATCAAAACTTACAATAATACTTCTTGTTTGAATTTTGACATACTATTTATacgtctttttttctttttggactATACTAGTCATCAGAACGCAAATTCAAGCTTTCTGCTTTAactcaaatgttttgtttaactcATCAacttttcttcagttttaatttaaatatgaataagCAGAAAAATTGTTATTCTAGTATTGTTATTCTTAGTAAATATTAGTTATTATAAATGACTCATTTGAACTGGTTTGATCTTTACACGGAAACTTAACCTACGTTACATCTATCTGAAGGTACTTGTGATGTATATTTAAGTCTATACTTGATATAGTTTagtccaaataaatatttcatgatTTATAACTTTACACATttaacaagacaaaaatgtaGACAACGTTATTATAGTTTCCTGCTAAGAttcgagttttttttcttaccgCAACCATgcactgctgctgctgcttctgttgCTACAGGGAAGACTATGAGagaaatttcagtttttttttaagtttttcaaaaatttaaatctttttcttctcatcaaaatgaatgaaattcagGTCATCTGATTGAATTGTTGACTTATAGCAGCTTAGAACACAGAATATCATAAGAAGTTTCCAGTATAGAAAGAGCTTCACCCACTGTCATTCAtgcaataaaacataatataaaaataaaaacaaaaaccgaagCGACATTTTTACACATCCACAATACAATCCCGAATGAGTGtctaaattaaaatgatttccgAAAGGTCTTGCCAAACTTTAATCGTCGAACCACAAGCGATGGAAATAAACTCTGATCGAAGAGACGGCTGCGGCGACACGATACACGAACGAACTCCGGCTAGCATGGCTGGCTGGCTGGATGTCCCGTACCCGAAGACTTCCCACGCATCATGTGTGTTGTCAAACAGCTCAGGTACACCGCATGTTAGCTGAAAGTTATATTGCGTGCGGCGCAGCGACAACAACGACGGCTGCAAAGCAGAATAATCCAGTGGATAAAAACTAAAACGTTTTTACATTCATTCATATATGATGGCTATAGGCCATAGGGCTACCTTACATGTATCTACACATTCGAGTataagcaatttttattttcataatgttgTTGATCGtctttttggttttatattgttttattttactctcATTATTTATAGGAGGTTATATTGACGTATTGTGTATCGAGATCGCGACCAAGTATAGAGCCGCAAGCCGGTGAAGGTCAATGGAACaagtgtttgttgttttagtttttgaaaaagtgattgCTCATCATATGATAATTTGATTAATTGAATTGTATGTTCACacgttttcaaagaagaagaaagatatttaaatcgcaCCGATTTATCTTTGATGTTCACGAGATCTGAGTGAGATCATGTCGTGCATATTTATTTtgctattaatttttaataatttattattgatttaagacggtgtaattaaaattttaaaaggataGCAGTACGAGAATATTTATCCGTATTGCATAGATGTTAAAActaaatacttttaattaatattccatatatcgttttttttaagttacattGTAAGGAATAATTTATTATctttaaattaaggttttatgaaaattaagtatttatcaAACTTTTCCcctaatcaaataatttttttaaaacaatatattctaATAAATTAACAGGTTATTAgctcaaaatttaaactaaatggACTCAGAAAACTTAGGAAAGAAGATATGAGTACAAAGAATCCAAACtaattgtataaaaaatgtgttttatttactctCCGTGCTACATAATTACATACCATCTCCAGTGCTTCTTAGTCGAATTATTTGGTGATGTGCGGTGGGGTATGTGCAACATTTGTGTTATTAGTAACTTTACCTTTAATCATGGTGCAAGGTTTTCTTTTCAAAGTAGATACTATACAAATGTCGatgaatgaattaaaaaataaccactatttatgttgaaaataaatacacacaaaaattgaattatttgtacctaatttataataaatttagtttagtttagtaataaaaataatgggAACACTGTACATAAGTCAAATAGGAATGGGTGCAGTGAAATACTACACTAAAGACTAAAGTGAAGTCATTTTACCATTGCAAAcgctaaaaaaagtttaaaggttttaaaataaagaaaaacctaaaaaaactatAAGATATAACATTACTGAACTTcttataactatttttaaattactgttAAATACTGATGAAGACTCCCAATATCCTATAAAGCCAACAAAGTTTTGGATATAGGGAGACCTGAAATGGATATTTTCAACCTTAATTTCATTGGAAACCTTTGCATTGAGTACCAATTAATGCAAAGTTACTAAACATGAGTCTTTagttcaaacaaaacaattctatTGAAAATTGTCACTGAAATGTCAACCagattcttaaacaaaaaggttaattaataaaatattaataaaaaccaattacattttttatcgcaatttattgatttattgtttaaagcaagtacaaaataaactaggtggcgctaaagtccgttgagaactagggcctagtgacttacaactctcaacaaatcttgtgtgcgagtactgttgtcaggaatggagggttCATACAGCCGAGTCCGAACGGCTACttgaaaagcacttttcatgacaaaattaGTCTTagatgatttgtcaattcctcgcaagaggaagtaccTGCAAGAACCTGAGGAAGTAGctcaactgcattccaaaatcTTCCttaataatattactttttaaatattacaactTACTATTTAAATGAAGtgatacattttatataatatgccTTATACAAGTGCTAAGGATAATATTACCAATAAATGGTACAGTTTTTATATTCCAAAGCCATAGCtgtaattgttattaaaaaagaagctcaaacattgataaaataaataaacttaattaacTATATTCACAGCAAAGAACATTTCACATACGCCACAGTTTCCCTAATGCagataaaataacaacaaaaatgtataaaagcaAAATAGTATAGTatattaaaagttaaacttttttcaaCAACTACCGATTACTGATACCCTAACTATTGAAATATGACTTGATTCTGTAAAATCTCTTCCACGATTTAACACTTCTTTCACCTTTTATTAAGATGATGCCTTTCACTCATTTTATATATCTgagttaaatttaacaaatttcaaagaattgttgtttagtaaaaataaaaaacattctttTCATCATTAATAACAATTTGCATTAATCTCTTACATcgaaagtaatttaaataaataaatacacctTAAAATATGCCTATAACAAATATAATGGTAATATTTTATTGGGGATTATGTATAATATTTGATAGATGTATACATTAAGAGAGACATCATCTTAAGATGAGTGACCTAGCATACATTtcacgtttttttataatttaataggTTTTGGAATGTTTGCACTTAAAACAACGGAAGCATAGTGGACAAACATTTATTATCCATACAAAATTCATACTAAAGGCgtgattaaaatatttaataaagaaaataccaaatttaatattaaatatttataacttgAGGTTTAATTATTCGTTGTCTGAAAAATTATCGatgtaaattatataaaaacatttttttgttaaatttttaaaactttggaaacaatttaaatgtttaaatgtattttttatacttATACTATGGTAAAgctaaaacaaagattttataCTAAAATAGGATATACTAAGTCAGCTCGCTGTTGGCTAGCAGTCGtagataattatttaaaatcatactttttgtggatgtacaGGACATATTAATGTTCCCTGAGCTGAAAACATAAACTACAGATTTGAGCAAATAttacaaacattaaataattgCCCTACAGATCAGAATTTAAAAGGAACATATACATGTAAGTATATTTGTACAATTGTTTTGTTCATAGACTAGATATATCTCTTcatatatctacatatatattcTATTATAACGTTGAATAATTAAAATCCtatacttaaatattaaattaaattcctttACTAATCTAAATAATGTACAAAACtgaaacacacaaaatacatcatataaaatattttagctgACTGTGCTTTATTGAAGATCTGTGCTTTGGTGATATGAATTATTATGGCTTTGTAGATTAGGAAGTTCAATGGAGTCACCACAACTGAAAACGAAAGCTGATAAATTAaatcagtaaaataaaatagcaCACATTATTAATATACCTTATGCAAACAGTGAGTTTTGTTTCAGGTGATGATTTAGGTTCCAACGTTGTTGTTTGTGGCAGCGGCCGCGTCGGTGGTGCTATAATTGTGGACAGCGAATCATCTATGGTCATACTATTCGAAGAAATACCTCTGCCATTTCTTAACTGATTTGAATCTTTGAATCGTTTCGAAAGTGTTGTCTGACGATTGTTCACTGACTGTAAGCAAATTCACGTAGTATAATTACAATTGAGCTTCAAAGAAATATAACAAATTTCATACTCTGCTATAACTTTGCTCTCTTCCCCGGATATTGAAAGCTCCATACACCAATGGATTCATACAAGAATTTGTTACTGCGAACAAAAACAGTCCCTTCTGTATCCTTTGATCTACCTTAAGGGCAGACTCCTTATCCAACCACCACCACATGCACATGATATAATAAGGCGTCCAACATACGATAAACACTATTACAATTATCACAGTCATTTTAAGTGTTCGACGCTTTGCTCGTCCCAAAACATCATCGTTCGATCGACGAAATTTATCTAAAAAGCCCTCATCCAAATCAGATTTTGAgataaacattactcaaaaagtATATTGCATCAAACCTGTTCCTTTTATGAATCGTTTGCTCTTCCGGTAGATCTCAACATAGATAGATATGTAACAGAATAGGATCACAACTAATGGAATACCGTACATAGCCAACATTCCCAAGATCTGATAACACATTTCGTGGACATCGTGCTTGAAAATATGAAACGTTACACACTGCTCGTACCAGACGATCTGTGGATGTCTTTCCAGGTGAAAGATGATAGCCTAGATATAGGTAATCGTTTAAAAGCACAAAGAAAAtaagagaaatatcaaaattaatcaaattggttaatgtgttgttttttaaaaatacttgcgGAGCACTACAGATAATAGAACCCATCCACGCAAAGCTTAGCATAACTTTTCCTCTCGAACTTGAAAGATTCAATGGTTTCAAAACCGCGTAGTatctatataaaaaagaattgtattCACTCCCATTAACTTCAACGATGCCCAAAATCTATTAGTTATGAATTTTTATACCTATCGATTGATAtgcaaaccaaaacaaaactcGATAAATATAGTCCGAATGTCCTAAAGAAACTCATCAAACGACACATAAAATCACCCGCATTCCAAGTCACAGTATAGGCCCAGGCAATTTCCAATGGCATGAGTAGAAGAGTTACCAAAAGATCAGCGATAGCCAAATGCATCAGCATGATATCAATTCTTGATGGCCCCCTCAGACGTCGCTTTGTCAACAAAACCAGAACTGTCGTATTTCCGATAGTCGATATTACCATCAGAATACTGAaatggttattattattttattagagAAATGTGCGTGAGAATTGCGTGGAAGCAAAAGATAGAACATATGAAAGAAGTTTGTGTTCTTATTGACTTACCTATAAACAATGATTGACAAACGGTGTCCATCATTGAACACCATATTAATTGGCAAATGAATTTCTTTAGCCGTATCAACCTCTGACCACTCAGTCAGAGTCCGGTGGtcgtaaatattttcaatagctCCAGAGTTTGGCATATTTTCTCTTTGAGATGAACTATATATGGGGGTTAATAAATTCGATTGTTTTCATCGAAACACATGTCGTTGTTTAGTTTAAAAGGTTACCTTATTGTTTATTCATATGTACAATAAGCTAAAACaaatatctatgtatgtactCTATAATATAGCAGGTTGGCGGTACAGTGGCTGTAGCTGTGACGGTGGCGGTGTCAGCTAGCGACGAAGCACGGCGGGATTTTAACTATGTGTTGAAATGTAGATCGTTTGAGTAGGTATTATGGCATGAACTACAGAACGCACGCTAAGAACaactatattataatatttattatattgttgATTTGTGTTGAGATGTtttcaccatcaccatcatcagatAGATTAAGATCAACTATATAACAATTGCATTTTGCGTTTaagtaactttttaaatatgcacaccaaataataataatatttataaaattagcaCTGTTCAAAGGAATCTTAATGTTTATCCAGAGCTGCTTCCGGTATAGTTCGTATTGAAGAGAGTTTTTGGAAATGCTATTTTTGTGGTCTATTATTGTAATTACACTATTCACATCATTGCCcatgaaattgaatttatctattgtttttatatttacataataGTCAACCAATAAAAACCACCCAATTTAACACTTTTAcaactttgtttaaataaatattaagaaaaacaagttCAGTTTTCCGCTGATGATCAACCGATCCAGCGGATTCTTTAACTAAAATTGAGTTAAGTGTAGCGCAAGATAATCGAATTCTTATGCTGTGCGCTGCTgttatttctgtttttgttaaatacCAGCAATATTGTCTATAAGATTATAGATGTAGGTACATTAGAGATAAGAGAGCCGATAGTCAGACGCGACCTCACCACCCGCaccatattataaaaaaataaaaaataccaacaatcgCTCAAAGTTCAAACTTGTACCTATTCAGGATTGCAAGCAAatagaaatgtatattttaataagGGTATATAAATATAGATATGTACTATacgtttaattaaaatgaatatgtATTCGATTCTTTGTAATCATTGCACACACATTAAAAAAAGGTGTGAGattcaagaataaaaatgattacaaaactacatacatacatacatacatatattgaaatCGAAATATTAAAacgaattgatgttttttttttatttcaaatttatttttcagttaataatattattgttatttattagcGACTGACTTGTTGGATGCGGAACACTATGAGCAACACTTGGATCGACATTGACAGAATTTACTACATTGAAAATGGTTTTATGAAAGCATTTTACTAGAGGTTTTGAGGATTTTAATAGATATGCATGTATGTACACAGGTATATCGAcatcagaaattcaaaacaacatgTCATTATAAGAAAAAGATTTGTTCACAGTGATTGCAATAAATGAACATtgacaacaacagcagcagcagaaaagTTACTGTGTTGGTCGTGAGGATAAATGCTTTATCAAGATAACCATGTGTCAAAGCAAATAGTCCTTTATAAGGACATTGTAATgtcaatatatgtatgtggtATTTTATGCCTATACTTTATCgaaataaatgcaaatatttacaaatttacaaagaaaaatatgaccttttattctgttttcgaaaacgaaaaaaaaaacacaattgctTATATTTCGCATTGctgtcaaaattatattaaatcacGTGATATTTGTCACAGAAGCTGacagcaattaaaaaaagactaaCAAACAGCTAGTGGgacatatttacatatacattaGAACATTTGCATTTACGAGGGGTGTTTTTATATTGATAGaggaaataataaatgttatcaGTTAGAACTTATCACTTTACCTTAGCTTAGAATGCTGTACAGAGTGTGGAGCATAGACTCattatatttatgaaatttaaactaatcataagttaatttattaaggagaaaaactaagtttttgaattaataagaAATTACTATAAAAACATAGATAACGATGCTTTTGCATCTTAAACGCAATTAagtaaatcagaaaaaaaatggCTTTCCCAGCGAGACGTACCTTCGACTTACAATCAGATCATCATTAACTTAATATATCAGAAAAAGAGtttctttattaaaagtttaatttgtaaTAGACTAGTCTTTATTTCCTAATAACTATACGCATTCAGACTCTTATCgaacattttgttcaaaatctaaaaatataatttcctaaaaatttgagtctttaattatattaatgtttatttctttgtaGTAATCGTGGCTTGATGGTTAGGGCATAGGGCTGTCATGTAAGATGTGGCAACTAAGATTTTTTCACgggactgcctcttgcg
It encodes:
- the LOC129940684 gene encoding adipokinetic hormone/corazonin-related peptide receptor variant I → MPNSGAIENIYDHRTLTEWSEVDTAKEIHLPINMVFNDGHRLSIIVYSILMVISTIGNTTVLVLLTKRRLRGPSRIDIMLMHLAIADLLVTLLLMPLEIAWAYTVTWNAGDFMCRLMSFFRTFGLYLSSFVLVCISIDRYYAVLKPLNLSSSRGKVMLSFAWMGSIICSAPQAIIFHLERHPQIVWYEQCVTFHIFKHDVHEMCYQILGMLAMYGIPLVVILFCYISIYVEIYRKSKRFIKGTDKFRRSNDDVLGRAKRRTLKMTVIIVIVFIVCWTPYYIMCMWWWLDKESALKVDQRIQKGLFLFAVTNSCMNPLVYGAFNIRGREQSYSRSVNNRQTTLSKRFKDSNQLRNGRGISSNSMTIDDSLSTIIAPPTRPLPQTTTLEPKSSPETKLTVCISCGDSIELPNLQSHNNSYHQSTDLQ